CACAGCAGAGGATTCCGTCGGAAAATGAGAAAAAATGACTATCCAGCACGATACGCCTTGATTTTGGGTAATTAATGAAAAGAGTATCAATAATAGCGTTTCCTGAACTCGAAACAAAAAAACGGCAGTGCTTGCATAATAGGGTCGCCTGCTGTATATTTGTTGCTATTTAAATAACTAACTGACCGACGCTACTCATGGCAAAAGGGAAAGAGAACAGAATCGTGATTACGCTCGAGTGCACCGAAGCGAAAAAAGAGGGCGTGCCCGTTTCGCGGTACACCACGACCAAGAACAAAAAAAATACAACGGAGCGCCTCATTCTCAAAAAATACAACCCGAATCTGAAAAGGCACACTGAGCACAAAGAGATCAAGTAATTAGCATTATCGTCAAAAAGAGCTTATCTTGGCAATGAGCCTTTTTTGACAAGGCAATGCCCGAATGGCGGAACTGGTAGACGCACTCGTTTCAGGGGCGAGCGCCGAGAGGTGTAGGAGTTCGAATCTCCTTTCGGGCACCAACGTTATGCAAGATTCTCATGTGCACGATGATCAGAGTTAAGGAATTTTCCAGTTTGTTGTTTTGAAATAATTTTGAATACAAGGCAAGCACCTTCCATGGAGGTGCTTTTTTGCTTCTTTTTAATTTCTAAACCGGTGTCGTAGTGGATCATACAAAAATCAATCTCATCGTTCGCCTTCAGCACATCGACAACATGATCGAAAACATCATGAGTCTGCAGAAAGGCCTGCCGGAAGAGATTTCCGCCCTCGAGGAGGATCTCGCATTCACCTCCCGCCAGATCGAGGCCCGGAAGAAAATCGCCGACGAACGTCAGAAGCTTCGGGAGCGCCTGAACAGCGTCATTCACGATTGCAAGGAAAAGATCAAGTCATTCAAGGAAAAGCAGACGTTGGCCCGCAACAACAAGGAATACGATGCCCTCTCCAAGCAGATTGAATACGAGGAGAAGGAGATTGCA
The nucleotide sequence above comes from Chlorobaculum tepidum TLS. Encoded proteins:
- the rpmG gene encoding 50S ribosomal protein L33, whose product is MAKGKENRIVITLECTEAKKEGVPVSRYTTTKNKKNTTERLILKKYNPNLKRHTEHKEIK